The Alteromonas stellipolaris genome includes a region encoding these proteins:
- a CDS encoding RNA polymerase sigma factor, producing MTESESVIATALVKGILAGDAAAELQMIERYKRGLRYVLRRKCHDLDLTADISQETWRIVIERIRNNELREPAKLSAFILQTAKNQLLMHFRKNDIKRQQTGMGEALESEYSGPSTQSPEDALERHNLGLLVQTVIKELNTPRDRELLHRYYIHEQDKSLICNELNVNAKNFDNVLYRCKQRFKTLWLAVMEDN from the coding sequence ATGACTGAGTCTGAGAGCGTTATTGCTACCGCTTTAGTAAAAGGGATTTTAGCGGGTGATGCTGCCGCAGAATTACAAATGATAGAGCGATATAAAAGGGGGTTACGTTATGTGCTTCGGCGAAAGTGTCACGACCTTGATTTGACCGCAGATATTAGTCAAGAAACGTGGCGTATTGTTATTGAACGTATTCGAAATAATGAGCTACGTGAACCAGCAAAGTTGTCAGCGTTTATTCTTCAGACGGCCAAAAATCAGCTACTGATGCATTTTAGAAAAAATGACATTAAGCGCCAACAAACGGGTATGGGGGAAGCGTTGGAGTCTGAGTATTCCGGCCCGTCAACACAATCGCCCGAGGATGCGCTAGAACGACATAATTTAGGCTTGCTTGTTCAAACGGTTATTAAAGAGTTGAATACACCGAGAGATAGAGAATTACTCCATCGTTACTATATACATGAACAAGATAAAAGCCTGATTTGTAATGAACTAAATGTTAACGCTAAAAACTTCGACAATGTGCTTTATCGCTGTAAACAGCGGTTTAAAACGCTGTGGTTAGCGGTAATGGAAGATAACTGA